GAGTGCAAGATGAGCCACGTCTGGGACAAGGCGCAGTCGGCGCTGGTCGACGCCCTCGAGAAGACGACGCTGGCCGACTTGGTCTAAAATGGCCGACTTGGTCTAATATCGCGCCGGAACTGCGCCCGGCCGCTCAACGGCCCTTCGACGCGTGCTTCTCCCGCAGCTGCCCGCAAGCGGCCGCGATGTCGTCGCCGCCGCTGATCCTGATGTAGGCCTCCACGCCCGCCCGCCGCAGCACGTCCTGGAACCCCAGCAGCCTCGAGGCGTCCGGCGGGCCGAAGCGCTCGTCGATGCGGTTCATGGGGATCAGGTTGACCTTGAAGGGGCGGTTGCGCACGAGCTTCGCCAGCGCGGCGGCCTCCGCGTCGCCGTCGTTCACGGCCTCGATCAGCACGTAGGCGATCGTCACGCGCCGCTGCCGGCGGCGGGCGTACTCCTGCGCGATGTCGAGCACCTCGGGCAGGGGCGTGCGTCCGGGCACCGGCATCAGGCGGCGACGCAGGTCGGGATCGGTGCCGTTGACCGACACCGTGAGGCCCACCGCCTGGGGCAGGTCGAGAAGCCGGCGCATGCCGGCGGCGTGGCCCGAGGTCGAGACGGTGATCCGCCGGGGCGACATGCCCAGGCCCGCCGGCGAGGTGAACGTGTCGATGGCCTGGGCCAGCGCGTCGAAGTTGTCCAGCGGCTCGCCCATCCCCATGAAGACCAGGTTGAAGGCGCGTTCCGAGCAGCCCGGCACGATCTCGCGCGCGGCGTCGCGGCGCAGCCGCAGCACCTGCTCGACGATCTCGCCCGCGCCGAGGTTGCGCACCAGGCCGCCGCGCGCCGTGGCGCAGAAGCTGCAGGCCATCGCGCAGCCCACCTGCGACGAGAGGCAGAACGTCAGGTGGTGTTCCATGGGGATGGTCACGCTCTCGATGGCGTGGCCGTCCCGCAGCGAGAACAGGTGCTTGCGGGTCCCGTCCTGCGACACCTGGCGATCGAGCACCGCCAAGCCGTCCAGGACCCAGCGCGCGGCCAGCAGGCCCCTGAGGTCCTCGGGCAGGTCGGTCATCCCGTCCCAGGCTTCGGCATCGCGGGCGTAGAGCCAGCCGGCGAGCTGGTCGCCCCGGTAGGCGGGTGCGCCCAGATCCGCCAGCAGGCCGCGCAGTCCGGCGACGGGAACGTCGCGGATCAGAGGCGGTAGGTTGCTGTCCATGGCGCTCCTGCGTGACGGTCGACGAATCCGCCGGCGGGCCCGGCGGCCGATCCGGTCTTGACACCCGGTCGGCCTCGCTCTCATCGTGGAGCGACCGATCCGGTTCCCAGAGTTACACCACCTGCGCGCCGGGCGCAAGCCGGCCGCCAGCGGAGGGC
This is a stretch of genomic DNA from bacterium. It encodes these proteins:
- the rlmN gene encoding 23S rRNA (adenine(2503)-C(2))-methyltransferase RlmN, whose protein sequence is MDSNLPPLIRDVPVAGLRGLLADLGAPAYRGDQLAGWLYARDAEAWDGMTDLPEDLRGLLAARWVLDGLAVLDRQVSQDGTRKHLFSLRDGHAIESVTIPMEHHLTFCLSSQVGCAMACSFCATARGGLVRNLGAGEIVEQVLRLRRDAAREIVPGCSERAFNLVFMGMGEPLDNFDALAQAIDTFTSPAGLGMSPRRITVSTSGHAAGMRRLLDLPQAVGLTVSVNGTDPDLRRRLMPVPGRTPLPEVLDIAQEYARRRQRRVTIAYVLIEAVNDGDAEAAALAKLVRNRPFKVNLIPMNRIDERFGPPDASRLLGFQDVLRRAGVEAYIRISGGDDIAAACGQLREKHASKGR